A part of Gemmatimonas groenlandica genomic DNA contains:
- a CDS encoding KGG domain-containing protein, whose translation MTGKSRRGFASMDPTRQREIASKGGRAAHEKGTAHEWSSDEARNAGRKGGVTVSRDRAHMAAIGREGGESRSAAAREARMGGRNAEREVPMQVARDGDRSRPASPVADRAPEMPRSDESSAR comes from the coding sequence ATGACCGGAAAAAGTCGGCGCGGATTCGCGTCTATGGATCCCACGCGTCAGCGTGAGATCGCGAGTAAAGGTGGGCGGGCAGCCCATGAGAAGGGGACGGCGCACGAATGGTCGTCCGACGAAGCGCGGAACGCGGGGCGTAAAGGCGGTGTCACCGTCAGTCGCGATCGTGCCCACATGGCTGCTATCGGCCGTGAGGGTGGAGAGTCGCGTAGTGCGGCGGCCCGTGAAGCTCGAATGGGCGGACGGAACGCGGAGCGCGAAGTCCCGATGCAGGTCGCCCGCGATGGCGATCGGTCGAGACCAGCGTCGCCGGTAGCAGATCGTGCACCCGAAATGCCTCGCAGCGACGAGTCGTCGGCACGCTGA
- a CDS encoding glutamine--tRNA ligase/YqeY domain fusion protein: MSDSAPEAGSESTSAPRRDFIREMVADDVANGHFGRGPATRFPPEPNGFLHMGHAKSICLNFGIAKEFGGTCNLRFDDTNPATEDVRYVEAIQRDVQWLGFEWDGLYYASDYFEQLYDIAESLVLKGKAYVDSQNEEEIRAGRGTVTTAGTPGPYRDRTVQENLDLLRRMRAGEFADGTHVLRAKIDLAHVNMIMRDPLLLRIRHAHHYRRGNDWCIYPLYDFAHGLSDAIEGITRSLCTLEFKDSREIYDWLVKEAGFENPPTQIEFARLELDYTILSKRKLLRLVNEGHVTGWDDPRMPTLAGLRRRGVRPEAIREFCETIGVARKDARVEIAAFEHAVRNDLNMEVPRVLCVLNPLKVVLTNYPEGQVEDLDAPSFPHDVPKTGSRSMPFSRELYVDRDDFMEDPPKKFYRLAPGKEVRLRFGYLITCNEVVKNDAGDVIELRCTYDPATRSGQAPDGRKVQGTIHWVSAAQALSCEVRVYDRLFSQPDPDAVPEGQDFISALNPHSLVVIPDAKIEPSVANDPIGSRYQFERTGYFMSDVESSTPEKLVFNRIVGMRDSWAKEVKKG, encoded by the coding sequence GTGTCTGACTCCGCACCCGAAGCCGGTTCTGAATCCACGTCCGCCCCGCGCCGCGATTTCATTCGCGAAATGGTGGCCGACGACGTCGCCAACGGTCATTTCGGCCGTGGCCCCGCTACGCGTTTCCCGCCCGAGCCCAACGGCTTCCTGCACATGGGACACGCCAAGTCGATCTGCCTGAACTTCGGCATCGCCAAGGAGTTCGGCGGCACCTGCAATCTGCGTTTCGACGACACGAACCCGGCCACCGAAGACGTGCGGTACGTGGAAGCGATTCAGCGCGACGTGCAGTGGCTGGGGTTCGAGTGGGACGGGCTGTACTACGCGTCGGACTACTTCGAGCAGCTGTACGACATCGCCGAATCGCTGGTGCTGAAGGGCAAGGCGTACGTCGATTCGCAGAACGAAGAAGAGATTCGCGCGGGGCGCGGCACCGTGACCACGGCTGGCACGCCGGGGCCGTATCGCGATCGCACGGTCCAGGAGAATCTCGACCTGCTGCGTCGCATGCGCGCCGGCGAGTTCGCCGATGGCACGCACGTGCTGCGCGCCAAGATCGATCTCGCGCACGTCAACATGATCATGCGTGATCCGCTGCTGCTGCGCATCCGGCACGCGCATCATTATCGTCGCGGCAACGACTGGTGCATCTACCCGCTGTATGACTTTGCGCATGGCCTGAGTGACGCGATCGAAGGCATCACGCGCTCGTTGTGCACGCTCGAATTCAAGGACAGTCGCGAGATCTACGACTGGCTGGTGAAGGAGGCGGGTTTCGAAAATCCGCCCACGCAGATCGAGTTCGCACGGCTCGAGCTGGATTACACCATTCTCAGCAAGCGCAAGCTGCTGCGCCTGGTGAACGAAGGGCACGTGACGGGATGGGATGATCCGCGCATGCCCACCCTCGCCGGTCTGCGCCGTCGTGGCGTGCGCCCGGAAGCCATTCGCGAGTTCTGCGAAACGATCGGTGTCGCGCGTAAAGATGCACGCGTGGAAATCGCGGCCTTCGAGCATGCTGTGCGCAACGACCTGAACATGGAAGTGCCGCGCGTGTTGTGCGTGCTCAATCCGCTCAAGGTCGTGCTCACGAACTATCCCGAGGGTCAGGTCGAGGATCTCGACGCGCCGAGCTTCCCGCACGATGTGCCGAAGACGGGTTCGCGCAGCATGCCCTTCTCACGCGAACTGTATGTCGATCGCGACGACTTCATGGAAGATCCGCCGAAAAAGTTCTATCGCCTCGCGCCGGGCAAGGAAGTGCGGTTGCGCTTCGGCTATCTCATTACCTGCAACGAGGTCGTGAAGAACGACGCGGGCGACGTGATCGAGCTACGGTGCACGTACGATCCCGCCACGCGCAGCGGGCAGGCGCCGGATGGCCGGAAGGTGCAGGGCACGATCCATTGGGTGAGCGCAGCGCAGGCGTTGTCGTGCGAAGTGCGCGTGTACGATCGCCTGTTCTCGCAGCCCGATCCCGACGCCGTGCCCGAGGGGCAGGATTTCATTTCAGCGCTCAACCCACATTCGCTGGTGGTGATCCCCGACGCCAAGATCGAGCCCAGCGTGGCCAACGATCCCATCGGGTCGCGGTATCAGTTCGAGCGCACCGGTTACTTCATGAGTGACGTCGAGAGCAGCACGCCGGAGAAGCTGGTGTTCAACCGGATCGTGGGGATGCGGGACAGCTGGGCGAAGGAAGTGAAGAAAGGCTGA
- a CDS encoding PEP-CTERM sorting domain-containing protein: protein MRALLAIAVAATLVSSPAQAQYSTYTDRASYEAQLGTMVIDDYSNPNYAFLQSNLAMSAVLGETRYTSTAFQNWNLVPNGYYCAGCNGSFRMDFRNTTVSSGGLGVYGVGFDFFNEESLPYSAYITFGDGTTTNLQLASASNADRGFFGVTSEKLVATVDIGLANGGTTQEGSYGQDNLTIGAMGSSTVVPEPSTVVLLAAGLAGLGFAGRARRQRV from the coding sequence ATGCGCGCTCTTCTCGCCATCGCTGTTGCCGCCACGCTTGTCTCGTCGCCGGCGCAGGCCCAGTACTCGACCTACACCGATCGGGCGTCGTACGAAGCGCAGCTAGGCACGATGGTCATCGACGACTATTCGAACCCGAACTATGCGTTCCTTCAGTCGAATTTGGCGATGAGCGCCGTGCTCGGCGAGACGCGTTACACGTCGACGGCTTTCCAGAACTGGAACCTGGTCCCGAATGGATACTATTGCGCGGGGTGCAACGGCTCATTCCGAATGGACTTTCGGAATACGACGGTGTCGAGCGGTGGCCTCGGCGTGTACGGCGTCGGCTTCGACTTCTTCAACGAAGAGTCTCTCCCGTATTCCGCGTACATCACGTTCGGCGACGGCACGACCACGAATCTCCAACTGGCGAGCGCGTCGAATGCCGATCGGGGCTTCTTCGGCGTGACCTCAGAAAAACTGGTCGCCACGGTGGACATCGGACTCGCAAACGGCGGGACGACGCAGGAGGGTAGCTATGGTCAGGACAACCTTACGATCGGCGCGATGGGTAGCTCAACGGTGGTCCCGGAGCCGAGCACGGTAGTGTTGCTCGCGGCGGGACTCGCTGGGCTGGGGTTCGCGGGGCGCGCACGTCGTCAGCGCGTCTGA
- the rnz gene encoding ribonuclease Z: MPLLVRFLGTAASRPTVERGVSSLAIIREGETLMFDCGEGTQRQMMRYGISFAFDDLFFTHVHSDHILGLTGLIRTMALQGRTEPLRLWGPRGAGKTLRQCISLGGERTTFPIEITELEPGEPVKRPDYHLDTFAVSHGPSQSLGYALVEEERLGRFNPDLAREMGIPEGPLWGRIHKGQSITLDDGRVIEPSVLVGERRRGRRIVITGDTRPCENTIAAAQDADLLIHEATFADDEAARALETGHSTAREAAEVARKAGARRLVLTHISARYSRDAHELEREARSVFPRSSIARDGTEIELSLTEELAAVTEAEGANGIVN; this comes from the coding sequence ATGCCGCTGCTTGTCCGCTTCCTCGGAACCGCCGCCTCCCGCCCCACCGTGGAACGGGGGGTCAGCTCCCTCGCCATCATTCGCGAAGGCGAGACCTTGATGTTCGATTGCGGGGAGGGGACGCAGCGCCAGATGATGCGCTACGGGATCTCTTTCGCGTTCGATGATCTGTTCTTCACCCATGTCCACTCGGATCACATTCTGGGACTAACCGGACTGATCCGCACGATGGCACTGCAGGGGCGAACTGAACCACTGAGATTGTGGGGACCGCGTGGCGCTGGTAAAACGTTGCGCCAATGCATCAGCTTAGGTGGCGAGCGCACCACGTTTCCCATCGAAATCACGGAGCTGGAGCCAGGCGAGCCGGTCAAACGTCCCGACTACCACCTCGATACATTCGCGGTGTCCCACGGCCCGTCCCAGTCGCTCGGCTACGCGCTCGTCGAGGAAGAACGACTCGGTCGCTTCAACCCTGACCTCGCGCGCGAGATGGGAATTCCCGAGGGGCCGCTCTGGGGTCGCATTCACAAGGGCCAGTCGATCACCCTCGACGATGGGCGCGTCATCGAGCCGTCGGTGCTCGTGGGTGAGCGACGCCGCGGCCGCCGCATCGTCATCACGGGTGACACGCGTCCGTGCGAGAACACCATCGCGGCGGCGCAGGACGCAGACCTGCTCATTCACGAGGCGACGTTCGCGGACGACGAAGCGGCGCGCGCACTCGAGACGGGACACAGCACGGCGCGCGAAGCCGCCGAGGTGGCGCGCAAGGCGGGGGCGCGACGGCTGGTGCTCACGCACATCTCGGCCCGCTACTCGCGCGACGCGCACGAACTCGAGCGCGAAGCGCGCTCAGTGTTTCCGCGCTCGAGCATCGCGCGCGACGGCACGGAGATCGAGTTGTCGCTCACCGAGGAGTTGGCGGCGGTGACCGAGGCAGAAGGTGCGAACGGCATCGTGAACTGA
- a CDS encoding Uma2 family endonuclease, whose amino-acid sequence MGMPIAHERRWSVEDVWALPDDPHRRYETVDGELLVSPMPRFAHQRAVAELGLMVGAYVKRQGVGEMMFSPYDVVLDPYTLMQPDVLVIAPVGLDVVRGKVAPPPPYLAVEVVSPSTARADRLRKRPRYQRAAIECWLIDLDSQLIERWTPDVDRPEICAGRLSWQPAGAGEAFELDVGALMLAILGSDDTDAEGTTVQP is encoded by the coding sequence ATGGGCATGCCAATCGCGCACGAGCGTCGCTGGTCGGTTGAGGACGTCTGGGCGTTGCCGGACGATCCTCACCGTCGCTACGAGACCGTGGATGGGGAGCTGCTGGTGAGCCCTATGCCGCGGTTCGCGCACCAGCGCGCGGTCGCCGAGCTCGGGCTCATGGTCGGCGCGTATGTGAAGCGTCAGGGCGTCGGCGAGATGATGTTCTCGCCCTACGATGTCGTACTCGACCCCTATACGCTGATGCAGCCGGACGTGCTCGTGATCGCGCCGGTGGGCCTCGACGTGGTGCGCGGGAAAGTGGCGCCGCCGCCGCCGTATCTCGCGGTCGAAGTCGTGTCGCCGAGCACGGCGCGGGCCGATCGCCTTCGAAAGCGGCCGCGGTATCAGCGCGCGGCGATCGAGTGTTGGTTGATCGACCTGGACTCGCAGCTGATCGAACGGTGGACACCCGACGTAGACCGACCCGAGATCTGCGCCGGCCGACTGTCGTGGCAACCAGCCGGCGCTGGGGAGGCGTTCGAGCTGGACGTGGGAGCGCTGATGCTCGCGATTCTGGGATCGGACGACACAGACGCCGAGGGCACTACCGTCCAGCCGTGA
- a CDS encoding MFS transporter, which translates to MNQEPIDAPSDTYAALRIPNFRRYLLALFTLTLGIQIQGTVVGWQIYDLTHDPLALGIVGLAEALPAISMSLFAGHVADSHDRRRIALWALSLLVICSLGLWWLAHPAPIGDLALAAPARVRAIYAVIVLSGLARAFLQPARQALSAELVPRTLYSNAITWRTGSWQLAAVLGPALGGGLYALGGTTLGYAVDAVLMTFAVGALFSVRHRSPVREVTDEPILSSITGGLRFVLGEPLLLSALTLDLFSVLFGGAIALLPVFAAEILHTGPSGLGLLRAAPAVGAVITSIALTRWPPFAHTGRNLLIAVTGFGACTILFGLSRSLWLSLGALALAGAFDMVSVVIRSLMLQIRTPEALLGRVSSVNQIFIGSSNEIGSFESGLTARWWGAVTAVVVGGVATLVVVATVAWRVPSLRRLKQLVK; encoded by the coding sequence GTGAACCAAGAACCCATCGACGCGCCGAGTGACACGTACGCGGCGCTCCGCATTCCGAACTTCCGGCGGTATCTGCTGGCGCTGTTCACGCTGACGCTGGGCATCCAGATCCAGGGTACGGTGGTCGGCTGGCAGATTTACGACCTCACGCACGATCCGCTCGCCCTCGGGATCGTGGGGCTGGCCGAAGCGCTACCGGCGATCAGCATGTCGCTCTTTGCTGGACATGTGGCCGACAGTCACGATCGCCGTCGCATCGCGTTGTGGGCGTTGTCGCTCCTGGTGATCTGTTCACTCGGGCTTTGGTGGCTGGCGCATCCGGCACCGATCGGTGATCTGGCGCTTGCTGCGCCCGCGCGCGTGCGTGCGATCTACGCGGTCATCGTGCTCAGCGGCTTGGCCCGTGCCTTTCTGCAGCCCGCTCGGCAGGCGCTCAGCGCCGAATTGGTGCCGCGCACGTTGTACAGCAATGCAATCACCTGGCGCACCGGCAGCTGGCAGCTGGCGGCCGTCTTGGGGCCGGCGCTGGGTGGCGGCTTGTACGCGCTTGGCGGTACGACCTTGGGCTACGCGGTCGATGCCGTGCTGATGACCTTTGCGGTCGGTGCGCTGTTCTCGGTGCGCCATCGTTCGCCGGTTCGCGAGGTGACCGATGAGCCGATCTTGTCCTCCATCACCGGTGGTCTCCGCTTCGTCCTTGGCGAACCGCTGCTACTCTCGGCGCTCACGCTCGACCTCTTTTCGGTGCTGTTTGGCGGCGCGATCGCGTTGTTGCCGGTGTTCGCTGCCGAGATTTTGCATACGGGGCCGTCGGGACTTGGCCTCTTGCGCGCGGCGCCGGCTGTTGGCGCGGTCATCACCAGTATCGCGCTCACGCGCTGGCCACCCTTCGCACATACGGGCCGCAATCTCCTCATCGCGGTGACGGGTTTCGGGGCGTGCACGATCCTGTTTGGACTCAGTCGCAGTCTCTGGCTGTCGCTGGGCGCGTTGGCGTTGGCCGGTGCGTTCGACATGGTGAGCGTGGTGATTCGCAGCCTGATGCTGCAGATCCGCACGCCGGAAGCGCTGCTCGGTCGCGTGTCGTCGGTGAATCAGATCTTCATTGGCTCATCGAACGAAATTGGTTCGTTCGAATCGGGCCTCACCGCGCGTTGGTGGGGCGCGGTCACGGCCGTCGTCGTGGGTGGTGTGGCGACGCTGGTAGTGGTCGCGACCGTCGCGTGGCGCGTGCCGAGTTTGCGTCGGCTGAAGCAATTGGTGAAGTAA
- a CDS encoding S1 family peptidase, with amino-acid sequence MHITPTRLGRTAGPSAHGRASVRRRFALAAVLLAVIGCQDQQLPTAAEPVGPSRIINGSTVSVADFSTTWPFVVGLRMYDEIGNYGTCTASVLAQRWVVTAAHCVIGLPASRAFVLVGDRDISSSASRTIAVTRILSHPRFNMNTLVNDVALLELNDDANVTPARLPDADVVAGETVRAAGFGVTESGSTSDELRATSLTVGGSDFSLLLTATHFWASAPQSGTCQGDSGGPAINAAGDIVGLTSFGFIPCGIGSGHTSVFRLRQWISESIWGVPDREAPESVGFLTVNPDVVVVGATTLVTASATDENTGNSVVARLEARLDEGGSWMNMTPQDGAFDTARETATAVLTVSTIGSHTVCVPATDAAGNTNLPECHELVAYEPRGGIIAGNGKVRTSYVYDGIRYDDEVELHFTADYRPGATVPSGKTTLRVSEVGARRRVFTLESTSHSYLIFSGPDAAEYQGEGIVKIGESSLPMKFRIWISAIDQTVRLRLWQTPEYAWYEVVSPAPMLSGKVVVKPAAGR; translated from the coding sequence ATGCACATCACTCCTACGCGGCTCGGACGCACCGCGGGACCCTCTGCTCACGGACGCGCCAGCGTTCGCCGCCGGTTCGCGCTGGCGGCCGTGCTGCTGGCCGTCATCGGCTGCCAGGATCAACAGCTTCCCACGGCCGCCGAGCCGGTCGGCCCCAGCCGCATCATCAACGGGTCGACGGTCTCGGTCGCGGACTTCTCGACCACGTGGCCCTTTGTGGTCGGTCTACGGATGTACGATGAGATCGGGAACTACGGGACCTGTACGGCCTCCGTTCTGGCCCAGCGATGGGTGGTCACGGCCGCGCACTGCGTGATTGGCCTCCCGGCCAGCCGGGCCTTTGTGCTGGTGGGCGATCGGGATATTAGTAGCAGCGCCTCCCGCACGATCGCCGTTACCCGGATCCTGTCGCACCCGCGCTTCAACATGAACACGCTCGTCAACGATGTGGCGCTGTTGGAGTTGAACGACGACGCCAACGTGACACCGGCGCGCCTCCCCGACGCGGACGTCGTTGCCGGCGAGACCGTTCGCGCGGCAGGATTCGGAGTGACCGAAAGCGGTTCCACGTCCGATGAGCTACGCGCGACCAGCCTGACCGTCGGCGGGAGCGACTTCAGCTTGCTGCTCACCGCCACGCATTTCTGGGCCAGTGCGCCACAGTCCGGCACATGCCAGGGAGACAGCGGTGGGCCGGCCATCAACGCTGCGGGCGACATTGTCGGACTGACCAGTTTCGGATTTATCCCCTGCGGTATTGGTTCGGGGCACACGTCGGTGTTCCGCCTGCGGCAATGGATCTCGGAGTCCATCTGGGGAGTCCCCGATCGCGAGGCACCCGAGAGTGTAGGCTTCCTGACGGTGAATCCCGATGTCGTGGTGGTAGGGGCCACGACGCTCGTGACGGCGTCGGCGACCGACGAGAATACGGGTAACAGTGTTGTCGCGCGCCTCGAAGCGCGTCTTGATGAAGGCGGCTCGTGGATGAACATGACGCCACAGGATGGCGCGTTCGACACTGCACGCGAAACGGCGACCGCGGTGCTCACGGTGTCGACCATCGGCTCACACACGGTGTGCGTGCCGGCCACGGATGCCGCGGGCAACACCAACCTGCCCGAATGTCACGAGCTGGTGGCGTATGAGCCGAGAGGCGGCATCATCGCCGGCAACGGCAAAGTTCGCACGTCATACGTGTATGATGGCATTCGGTACGACGACGAAGTCGAGCTGCACTTCACGGCGGACTACCGGCCGGGAGCAACGGTGCCGAGCGGAAAGACTACCCTGCGCGTCAGTGAGGTGGGTGCTCGCAGACGTGTTTTCACACTGGAGAGCACGTCGCACAGCTATCTGATTTTCTCCGGGCCTGATGCAGCCGAATACCAAGGCGAGGGCATCGTCAAGATTGGGGAGTCCTCGTTGCCGATGAAATTCCGTATTTGGATCTCGGCGATCGATCAGACCGTGCGCCTGCGCTTGTGGCAGACTCCTGAGTATGCCTGGTACGAGGTGGTGTCGCCGGCGCCCATGCTCAGCGGCAAGGTGGTCGTGAAGCCGGCAGCCGGCCGCTAG
- a CDS encoding deoxyribodipyrimidine photo-lyase produces the protein MIRSASTPHALAADYVRDQLVARTVDVNGKTYNPDGEYVLYWMQSSHRLDENWALRAAIRTADRVNRPLVIHQGLDPSYPYAADRHHTFILQGARDTARDAESRGLYYQFVLRPSRNDDRRVVDRLAARAYVVITDLFPTAGIRERVERFAERVNCRVLAIDGVCTVPSGAFEKPEYAARTIRPKIAKLLDHSIEPVADALPRVPVTEALRASLRATVGEHGLSLLPIATMSDVDIAAAVAACDIDHTVPAVPLIGGSVAAADRLSTFVSRELAPYADRRNEAGVHDGTSRLSPYLHFGQIASARVVREARATGASPESLDAFVQQVTTWRELAFNWCIRTRNFDRLEALPAWIQKTMAEHVRDARPVLYDLETLESAQTHDALWNAAQRELVEQGIIHNYPRMLWGKTVLLWTEDYEQARSWLYLLNDKYALDGRDPNSVGGIMWCLGLWDRPWGNKPIWGGIRPMVTSRAKLKFDVAGYIRRVGSRGESSRSPEDGVLL, from the coding sequence GTGATCCGCTCTGCCTCCACTCCGCACGCTCTCGCTGCCGACTACGTCCGCGACCAGCTGGTGGCGCGCACGGTCGACGTGAACGGGAAGACGTACAACCCTGATGGCGAGTACGTGCTGTACTGGATGCAGTCATCGCACCGCCTCGACGAGAACTGGGCACTGCGCGCGGCTATCCGCACGGCCGATCGCGTGAATCGCCCGCTGGTGATTCATCAGGGGCTCGACCCGAGCTATCCGTACGCGGCCGACCGGCATCACACGTTCATTTTGCAGGGCGCGCGTGATACGGCGCGCGACGCCGAGTCGCGCGGGCTGTACTACCAGTTCGTACTGCGTCCATCACGCAACGATGATCGGCGCGTCGTCGACCGCCTGGCCGCGCGCGCCTACGTGGTGATCACCGACCTGTTTCCCACGGCGGGCATTCGCGAGCGCGTGGAGCGTTTCGCTGAGCGCGTGAACTGTCGCGTGCTCGCCATCGACGGTGTGTGCACCGTGCCCAGCGGCGCCTTCGAAAAGCCGGAGTACGCGGCGCGCACGATTCGTCCGAAGATCGCCAAGCTGCTCGATCACAGCATCGAGCCGGTGGCCGACGCGCTGCCGCGGGTGCCGGTCACCGAGGCGTTGCGCGCGTCGCTCCGCGCCACCGTTGGTGAGCATGGTTTGTCGCTCTTGCCGATCGCGACGATGAGCGATGTCGACATCGCCGCGGCCGTCGCAGCGTGCGATATCGATCACACGGTGCCCGCCGTGCCGTTGATTGGCGGCAGCGTGGCAGCGGCCGACCGTCTGTCCACATTCGTGTCACGTGAACTCGCGCCGTACGCCGACCGTCGCAATGAAGCCGGCGTGCATGACGGCACATCGCGACTCTCGCCGTATCTGCACTTCGGACAGATCGCGTCGGCGCGTGTAGTGCGCGAGGCCCGCGCGACTGGAGCGTCGCCGGAGAGCCTCGACGCGTTTGTGCAGCAAGTCACGACGTGGCGCGAACTCGCGTTCAACTGGTGCATTCGCACGCGAAACTTCGATCGACTCGAGGCCCTGCCGGCGTGGATCCAGAAAACCATGGCGGAGCACGTTCGCGACGCGCGACCCGTACTGTACGACCTCGAGACGCTGGAGTCGGCGCAGACGCACGACGCGCTCTGGAATGCGGCGCAGCGGGAACTCGTGGAGCAGGGCATCATCCACAACTATCCGCGCATGCTCTGGGGCAAGACGGTGCTGCTCTGGACGGAAGATTACGAACAGGCGCGCTCCTGGCTGTATCTCTTGAACGACAAATACGCGCTCGACGGCCGCGACCCGAACAGCGTAGGCGGCATCATGTGGTGCCTGGGACTCTGGGATCGGCCGTGGGGGAACAAGCCAATTTGGGGTGGCATTCGGCCCATGGTCACGTCACGGGCGAAGCTCAAATTCGACGTGGCGGGCTACATCCGGCGCGTCGGCTCGCGCGGCGAATCGTCCCGGTCTCCGGAAGACGGGGTGCTGCTTTAG
- a CDS encoding threonine ammonia-lyase — translation MTTRPAPDPSIIPAIAAVRTAAERLRPVLAPSRVIRSDVLSEAFGVEVLFKLELENPTGSFKVRGAYNVLAGLSDDERAKGVVASSAGNHGLGVAYAAKAFNTRATLYVPINAPQVKKDGIRALGTIVNDEAADYDAAMIVAKAHAAREGIRFINPCLGLDLLAGQGTVGLELLEQVPDMHTVVICTGGGGLLGGMGAVLRELAPAVRIVGAQSVETSAMAQSLAAGHVVDTVVTPTLADGLAGQIDAEALHIGQYCADEMALVSEAQLGETIAWLHRMTGMAVEGAGAVTVAALRHGKIAVTKGPIVLLVSGRNIDPAKLQAQLDQYPA, via the coding sequence ATGACGACACGTCCTGCCCCCGATCCGAGCATCATCCCTGCCATCGCCGCGGTGCGCACTGCCGCCGAACGCTTGCGCCCCGTGCTTGCACCCAGCCGCGTGATTCGCTCCGATGTACTGTCCGAGGCGTTCGGCGTGGAGGTGCTCTTCAAGCTGGAACTCGAAAATCCTACCGGCTCGTTCAAGGTGCGCGGCGCCTACAACGTGTTGGCGGGGCTGTCGGACGACGAAAGGGCCAAGGGTGTGGTGGCATCGAGCGCCGGCAACCACGGGCTGGGTGTGGCCTACGCCGCGAAGGCGTTCAATACGCGCGCGACGCTCTATGTGCCGATCAACGCGCCGCAAGTGAAAAAGGACGGCATTCGCGCACTCGGCACGATCGTGAACGACGAAGCGGCCGACTACGACGCGGCCATGATCGTGGCGAAGGCTCACGCGGCCCGCGAGGGCATTCGGTTCATTAATCCATGCCTCGGCCTCGATTTGCTGGCCGGACAAGGCACGGTCGGCTTGGAGCTATTGGAGCAGGTGCCCGATATGCACACCGTCGTGATCTGCACCGGCGGCGGTGGACTCCTGGGCGGTATGGGCGCGGTGCTGCGCGAGTTGGCGCCGGCGGTGCGCATTGTCGGGGCGCAGAGCGTGGAGACATCGGCCATGGCGCAGAGTCTCGCCGCCGGTCACGTGGTCGACACCGTGGTCACCCCCACGCTGGCGGATGGACTGGCCGGGCAGATCGACGCCGAGGCGCTGCACATCGGGCAGTATTGTGCCGATGAGATGGCGCTCGTGTCGGAAGCGCAGCTGGGCGAGACGATCGCTTGGCTGCACCGCATGACGGGCATGGCGGTGGAAGGGGCTGGTGCGGTGACCGTGGCGGCGTTGCGTCACGGGAAAATCGCGGTTACGAAGGGGCCGATCGTGCTGCTGGTAAGCGGGCGGAACATCGACCCCGCGAAGTTGCAGGCGCAGCTGGATCAGTATCCGGCGTGA